One genomic window of Conger conger chromosome 9, fConCon1.1, whole genome shotgun sequence includes the following:
- the hhatla gene encoding hedgehog acyltransferase like, a has product MGVKSALPRFELHLYTAVLFGAILWAASWILEVSSEQVNRKAFKESVKPGWHYFGRKMDAADFEWVMWFTTFRNHILFALAGHVIFAKICSMLSPKRRSFIYMVYGLAAVFVSMGWTYIALVISHCIILYSVALAKRKWLCFVAGLTSLATFKMEPMVSWQTGFMTGSFDLQDILFYGGCGFSIMRCMSFALENCERKDGNYSFMDLLKYNFYLPFFYFGPIMTFDRFHAQANNADLTRKQWEMWNIRTQALWHLGAIVVVDVLFHYLYILTIPTDMKLVKQLSDWSLAGLAYSNLVYDWVKAAVMFGVINTVSRLDHLDPPQPPKCITMLYVFAETHFDRGINDWLCKYVYDYLGGNHDQIFKELLATVSTFAVTTLWLGPCEIVYIWSFFNCFGLNFELWVAKFFSIRPFSSIEGAISEAMSRRIRGLFNAANFWCIILYNVLALNSLEFAKLVTKRLLVKGFPMSTLSVLFVTYSGVQLVKERERRLALEEEAAQQKEKAE; this is encoded by the exons ATGGGGGTGAAGTCCGCTCTCCCTAGGTTTGAGCTGCACCTGTACACTGCTGTGCTGTTTGGGGCCATTCTTTGGGCTGCCAGTTGGATCCTTGAGGTGTCCAGTG AACAGGTAAACAGAAAAGCCTTCAAGGAAAGCGTGAAGCCAGGATGGCACTACTTTGGACGGAAAATG GATGCGGCGGATTTCGAGTGGGTGATGTGGTTCACAACATTCCGGAACCACATTCTCTTCGCCTTGGCCGGTCACGTGATCTTTGCCAAGATATGCTCCATGCTGTCCCCTAAG CGCAGGTCCTTTATCTACATGGTGTATGGGCTCGCTGCGGTCTTCGTTAGCATGGGCTGGACGTACATCGCCCTGGTGATCTCGCACTGCATCATCCTCTACAGCGTGGCACTCGCCAAGCGCAAGTGGCTCTGCTTTGTAGCAggtctgaccagtctggccaccTTCAAGATGGAGCCCATGGTCTCTTGGCAG ACAGGCTTCATGACCGGAAGCTTCGACCTCCAGGACATTCTGTTCTACGGAGGCTGCGGGTTCTCCATCATGCGCTGCATGAGCTTTGCTCTGGAGAACTGCGAGAGGAAGGACGGGAACTACTCCTTCATGGATCTGCTCAAATACAACTTCTACCTCCCGTTCTTCTACTTTGGACCTATTATGACTTTTGATAGATTCCATGCTCAG GCTAACAACGCTGACTTGACCCGTAAGCAATGGGAGATGTGGAACATCAGAACCCAGGCCTTGTGGCACCTGGGCGCCATTGTGGTGGTGGATGTCCTGTTCCACTACCTGTACATTCTCACCATACCCACTGACATGAAGCTGGTGAAGCAGCTGTCAGACTGGTCACTAG CTGGCTTGGCCTACTCTAACTtggtgtatgactgggtgaaaGCTGCTGTAATGTTTGGGGTCATAAACACAGTGTCCAGGCTCGACCACCTTGATCCTCCTCAGCCCCCAAAATGTATCACAATGCTCTATGTTTTTGCAGAAAC GCACTTTGACAGGGGGATAAATGACTGGCTGTGCAA ATATGTCTATGACTACCTGGGAGGGAACCACGACCAGATCTTCAAGGAGCTCCTGGCCACCGTCTCCACCTTCGCTGTCACCACCCTGTGGCTGGGGCCGTGCGAGATCGTCTACATCTGGTCTTTCTTCAACTGCTTCGGTCTCAACTTCGAGCTGTGGGTCGCCAAGTTTTTCTCCATCAGGCCCTTCTCTTCCATCGAG GGTGCCATCTCTGAGGCCATGTCCCGACGGATCAGAGGATTATTCAATGCGGCCAACTTCTGGTGTATCATTCTCTACAATGTCCTAGCCCTCAAcagtctggagtttgccaagtTGGTTACTAAGAGACTGCTCGTCAAAG GATTCCCCATGTccaccctgtctgtgctgtttgtcACCTACTCCGGGGTGCAGCtggtgaaggagagggagaggaggctggCTCTGGAGGAAGAGGCAGCCCAGCAGAAGGAGAAAGCGGAGTGA